AAATGTCTTAAAGTCTTGTAAATATTATGCTTTAATAgtcttaaattaaattttaatatCCGTGAGGttttaaatgacacaaacatttcacctaattttatttatccatattttaatttatttttgtcaaaacaagAATCTCTTTGCGTGAAAgtccacattactgatgttATAAATCTTTGAACCTACTACTGAATctaatactgtctttttactaCATACTTGCACGTATCTGTTTGAAAAGTGTAGTTAaacctaactcactctaataactaTATTACTACTTtaaacctacctctgcacaggATACTTACCTTGATACTTACCAGCAGTGTTTGAATATAAAAGgtgaatttatttaaaaaaattaacattaaaaggtttttaaaaaacattaaatttaagtgtctgatacctctAGACACTCTAATGTTTTATAGTAATTAAACAAGTAGTCAGTCTTGAAAAAATATCTATCATGTTACTCTGGTCATTATGGGCTCATTTCAGTTTTTGTGCGTGTGCTCATGtctgtacctgtgtgtgtatgtgcatttgtGCAGTACGGCGCCTGCTGCTGTGTGAGGAACTAGACCGCTCGTCGTGTGGTAGTGTTCTCTTCCATGGTTACCTGCCGCCCCCAGGTAAAGGCATGAAactgagaaagaaaatgaactgaaaaTTCAGTTCAACCAATGTTCCAAAAACAGTTACAGGAAGGAAACAACCTGGTTTTAAGTCACAGAGtattataaaaatacaaatccGCACACATTCCTGTTTATAATTGTCAGTGTATCTTTCCTTGACAGCCATCCCTGCCCGCAAGTCCAGCCCTGCTTCATCAGCCTCTGGCTCCTCCTCTGATGAGCGACCGGGTCCGAGTGGAGCAGAGGGCTTCACCCGTGTCGGTCCCCCTCCTCACCCGTCCCTCACTGCCGCACCTGGAACAGGCGACAACCACAAACTGGGTGAGAGTTTATAAGAGTAGCAGATGTAGCAATGAATTATAATTTGACAGTAACCCTGCTACACTGCCCAGCATTCACAGTGTGTCTGCCACATCTATACTGCTTTTGTGCTACCTTATCTATGTTTCTGCATGTTCATATGATAGTcacatctgtatgtgtgtgacagtaAGAGAGTACATGTCCTGTTTATGCTCGTccacatgtgcgtgtgtttctgtgagtgtGCATTAATGCTGGAGCTAATGTGACCTGACACATCCTTTTACTGCGCTGACTGAGGTAGCCTAGTTTCTCATCGGCCCGCTCTCTGTTGAGGATGACATCAGAGAATATAGTTAGCTGCGATGAACAAAGAGCGTATGTGCTCTGGACTGATGCAGAAAGATTTGGGATGGCTGTTTTATATCATGTAATGATGGTAAAGTAAATACACTGATCCCTGCCTGCTTCTACACCTTtgagtcacattttagtcagcGATTCAGATGATGACAAATGATGAATAATGATGTTAAAACAAAAGGGAAATTCAGTTGGATCATCAGGCTACATAAGTGCTATGTGaatgtgtattttgtgtgtgtgtatatacaggtCCTGTGGTCGACCCCAGGAAGGTGCTGATTATAGCAGGTCACCACAACTGGATTGTAGCAGCTTATGCTCACTTTGTCATCTGCTACAGGTAAAACTGCCACAGCATGGTCAGTTCAAACATTCCTCATCCACTCTATAGTTCAAAAGGGGAGGATAAATAATTTATGATGGGAAGATGGAGTCATTATCTGTTGTGTCTCACATTACTCACTGTGCCAGTAAAGTAGTTGTCATCTTTGGCTCCActtattgtttttgttaattCAAGCAGATAAGTTGAGAGCAAACTGTTCTTCGGTTTaataattaagaaaaaataaacccTTTTTTCCAACAGCCTTGTTATGCATTGTGAAAATTTCAACGTGTAATAAAGGTGGTAATAAAAGCTGCCTAAAAACAAGTGaggtaaaaatggaaaaaaattctAAGTGGACCTGATTGTGAACAAgtgtatgaaaaataaatttcaATCATTAAAGTCTATATCAGATCTTTTTTATCCCATGCACATCCaactttttcaaaacacacttatgAATTCATAACTGTCCTTGTTATATAAAGCACAAAACACTGTATTGTTGCTGACCTTCTGAGTAAGATTAAAAGCAGAGGTAAatgcttgtctgtgtgtgtgatcaggaTAAAGGAATCTTCTGGATGGCAGCAGGTGTTTTCCTCTCCCTACCTTGACTGGACCATTGAACGCATTGCACTAAACGCAAAGGTGGTAGGTGGCCCTCATGGAGACAAGGACAAGATGGTGGCTGCCGCCTCTGAGAGCAACATCATCCTCTGGAGCATCCAAGATGGAGGCAGTGGAAATGAGATTGGTAAATAGAGAGTTACTGTATctgcttgtgtctgtgtgtttgatcaAAGTGAAACTGACCTGACTGGACTTTGAAAAGTGTGATCTAACTCCCTCCTCTCCCCGCCACCTCAGGTGTGTTCAGTCTCGGTGTACCTGTGGATGATCTCTTCTTCATCGGGAACCAGCTGGTGGCTACGAGCCACACAGGGAAGGTTGGGGTGTGGAATGCAGTCACGCAGCACTGGCAGGTAGGAgggcctgtatgtgtgtgtgtgtgtgtgtgtgtgtttgtgtaaaagaGATGTAGAGAGATGGTGCACACagtatcatttcataactcagaatAGCCTTCTTTCAAGATAAGATAATGTTTTACTAGTTTTACTTTTACCACGACTAGATGGGATAGTGCAAAAGAATTACAAAGCATATAATAAGTAAACagttgaaaacaaaacataaatagaAAGGCTGAATGACTGAATTCACATTACTGCATGAGGGAGTATAGATATAGTATACACTGATGTTGCACATAAGTGATGAATTGTCAGTTAGTAttatgtgcacattttctgtGTAACTTTTTTTATTGGATGACAGATTAAAACGGTGCATAGAAAAAATATAGACTTGTGTGCAAAGGCTGTAACACCTGATTGTGAGttcttctttttgtgtgtgtgtgtgttcaaggtTCAAGATGTGGTTCCTATTACCAGTTGTGACACAGCAGGATCCTTCCTGCTACTGGGCTGCAACAATGGGTCCATCTACTACATTggtacacacatttacacacacagtttcCTATCACCTGCCACTCAGTTTATTGGATGTTTGTGAATTTAACTGAAGTGACTTTGTGTGATGTTTAGAAAATGCTTCTAAGAGCGccttgatgattttttttaaagaacagtaatttttatttaaatgattcTGAGTCAACACAGGGATTGGATACTGGATCTAGATTTTATAAATTCCTCTCAAACCTCAACACATTAACatttcgtcttcttcttcttttcagaCATGCAGAAGTTTCCACTGAGGATGAAGGATAATGATCTTCTAGTGACGGAGCTTTATCATGACCCTTCAAATGATGCCATCACTGCGCTGTCCGTCTACCTCACACCTAAAACCAGTCAGTACACAAGTCTTtcttaaaaacataaaactcgGCTGTCTATTCAGTCGAAAgatacaaatacttttgaaattggtgtaCGTGACCAGAGAAATCAAAGAAAAGTGGCTGTggtatttgcttttgctcaagaggtagaaaacctataactaccagaatgcactgtgccgcactggaccaataaacacGGCGACTGATGGGTTATAAAATGTGCGTTTGGTCATTtcaacacaggaaacaataaagcagccagctggtaacaaatgGTCTTGTATTACTGCCAagcagtacactaaaatatgtttctaaaagcTTTTAAgctgagaaataggcaacgcagtaacagaatcttggttcatatttcaTCAGCACTACCTATTTTGgtctcagtattttcagcctctgtttttacagtacaggaaacagtatgatGCCCACTTGCTGTCCATAAATTCTCATATTAAAGCCATACAGTGCAATATAATATGTCTATGAAAACAGTTTAGGTGAGGAATATGCAATACATAAAGGGACAGTTTTGGGTGTAACATAAATCACAATTGTTGACCTGACATTAAAaatgttgtgtgtgtatttgtgtgtctttctgtcctCCCCCTCCGTCTTGCTGCTCTCTCAGGTGTGAGTGGGAACTGGATAGAGATAGCTTATGGGACGAGCAGCGGTGCAGTGAGAGTGATCGTGCAGCACCCAGAGACGGTGGGATCGGGCCCCCAGCTCTTCCAGACGTTCACTGTGCACAGGAGCCCAGTGACAAAGATCATGCTGTCTGAGAAACATCTGGTGTCAGGTGAGGAAGGTGTAGCAGGTTGGAGGATAAGACAGTTTCTCTGCTGATAGAGGGAACTGGAGGGGGTAATAGAGGAGTGACACATCAATCTCTCTTTGTTACACACCCCTCTGTATACCTGTGATTGTCATCTTGTGtcgtttttctgtgtgtgtcagtgtgtgcagaCAACAACCATGTTCGGACATGGACGGTGACCCGGTTCAGAGGGATGATTTCCACCCAGCCAGGCTCCACCCCTCTGGCCTCCTTCAAAATACTGTCCCTGGAGGAGACGGAGAGCCACGGCAGCTACGGCTCTGGGAACGATATTGGTGAGAGATTAAGTAAGAGAAGTTTAGAGGAAATATAAGAATATAAGAAGGGAAGATTGATCAATATGAGGGAAAGATAGATGCATCTACAGTAAATGGAGGAAGAAAGGGATCATCTGATACTATCCCGGCAAAAGATTGGGATTGACATTGGTAGTAACAAATGGATTTTATCTTTGCATTCAAATTCAGTAGATAGCAGATACTCTCTGTGTAGATATGAAAAAGTGTGTCACCAGCTGTGACAGCCTtgacacacactaaatactgGCGACATGTCTGAAACTGCCAACAGGCTTTAACTGTAAATTGATTATTGCTTTAAAGTAGCTACAAGGAGTTTTCATTATTGTGTCATTTtgggtagttattatcacgctgaTGTATCTTCAAGTGTTAgttttagttatttgatgctataaaaaggggtcTGACAACATAATTGACAGCTATGTGTGTCAGGCGGTGTGCTTGCGATCAATGAACACTGGTAAAACAAATGTGTGGGCAGGAACTTAATACTGCGGTGACtgctactgcacagactctggctccaaatgacatcaccagcgcaagatggcagcggctgtatccgggatattttggcttcatttttgttctCTGGGAGAGACTGATTGTGTCTCCTGCCCTCAGGTCCATTTGGAGAGAGAGATGATCAGCAGGTGTTCATACAGAAGGTGATCCCCATCACCAATAAACTGTTTGTGAGGCTCTCATCTACTGGAAAGAGGTTTGATattctccatctgtctctctttcaacTTTGCTCCTGATTTTTATCTATCTTATATTGTTACAAACTGGGACTGTGCTTCATCTCACTGAGTTTCTTTCTTTCCCACTGTCCGTCAACTTATCTGTAGGCGTTTAGTATTTCTGTTTGACCTTTGCCTCATGCTACCTGTTTacgtttgtgtttgtgtcaggaTCTGTGAAGTGCAGTCAGTGGATGGGACCACCATCTCTTCCTTCATGGTGCGGGAGTGCGAGGGTTCGAGCCGGATGGGGTCGCGACCTCGGCGCTATCTGTTCACTGGTCATGGCAACGGCAGCATCCAAATGTGGGACCTGACCACAGCGATGGACACCGCCAacaaaggagaggagaagaagagagagggtGAGCAGAAAGAGATGGATagggggagaaagaggggagACAGaactgtgtgtgcttgtggGAGAAGAGATGAAGAACAGTAATGTAAGAAAGCATGTCTGTGGCTGGTTTTACtcacctgcaaaaaaaaaacaaaatcctggaAATACAGTAGACTATTTCTAGGATTCAATATTATTGTTTTACTTTGATGAaatactgtaaatgtgtgttcTGAAGCTGCTTTTGTGTTTGACACAGATGTAGGTGGGCCCAcagaggaggagctgctgcagctgttggaCCAGTGTGACCTGAGCACCTCCCGCTGTGCTACACCAAATATTAGCCCGGCCCCCTCCATGCTGCACCACACACGCCTCAGAGAGTCCTGCTCAAGGTTAGAAAGTGCTCACATACCACattaaaggaatgcttcacccacaaaatgaccattagtgtatcagttactcatcGCGTGTTGAATTCTTGAATCCGTATAGAAAACTGTTTCTCTCTCATGCCTCCATTgcaaacaaagaatccaaaaacagagaaagttCTTGATGAGTTTATCAGGTCGTATGGTCAGTGCTTTGCTGGGGTCCTGACCTTTGGATCCTCTACTCCAGAGAGTTGACTAATCATCTGGTGTTGTGACACAAAACGGCAGTTTCttggtttaaataaaaaacaaccaatgagcACTGTTGGGGGGGCTAACAATTTGTCTTCTTAATATCACCTGacattgtagtttgttttacttGGCTCTGCTCCATTGCACTCTTTAAACCCTGGCAAAATaagtatgttggcatggctacacATCAGTGGAGTTAACATTACATTAGATTCGGATTcattggttagggaaaattgAATCCCCCTCCCCCACGAAACTCGGAGTGGAtacaatgtcagactgaagatggaaaccgAGAGTAATGAGGTGACAGTTCTGTGAAATCTGGCAACTCagttcttcccaaacacatgcttttTTGCAAAAACCTCACTATTCAAAACACTTCCCCATACAAGTAATGTTCATGGGGTAAGCAcatgcatttgaactctgcttgtgcattgcatttttaaattgtgcattttgcagttttttttaaatagtaaggtatTAGTGAAAATAAACGTGTTTGGGAAACACAGAGCACACAACtacataaatgagacttggattatactgcacaagttgtgtgagagtttgtagtTTGGGTCATCCTAGTTTTAATGGACACCGGAGGACTGTGTATCACTGGGTTTAATTGAGACTGTGCAATAAGCCACTAAATGTCTTTTAAACTACCAAAGAAAGGAGTAAGAATCACCCATCTGAATGTTTGTAGCCTAAAAAATCAGGTACAAGAACTAAGTTCTCTGCTGCTTAAAAATGCTCTACATGTTACAGCTGTGTCTGAAACACACTGAGATGCATCTGCTTTAGACACTAAGGTGGCGATACAAGGGTATGACATATTCATACATGACAGAAATAAGCATGGGGGAGGTTTACTGTTTTACATTCAAGATCATATACCGGTCAAAATAAGAAAAGATCTAAGTTTACCAGATGTGAAAGTGCTGTGGCTTTAACCTTAGTGGGCTGTTGCTACAGAGCACTCAGCTCTAATACACAGTATTTTTAGGACATATGCACAATGGTAGTCACAGATACTGACAGAGACATACTTTGTTGGAGACCTTAACATTGACTGGTTCTCCAATACAtctacactgcaaaaaacatctcaaattcaaagtaacatggggtaattgatttacaaatgattactttgtgggtgaagtattcctatAAAGACAAACAGGCAGATGGACATGCatataaaataagaaaccaatcTGCTACTCATCTTCCCTATCTCGCTACAGATACATGCGTACATACATTTATACACAAAAGAAGGATCTGTTTGTCTCAATACTGTGATCACAACATCACAGTAAATAACAGTGAGAAGTGTTGTGAAGGTGTTTTCAATGACCACTGAAGCTCTTACCTGTCTCTTGTATTTCTGTCAGTCTGCAGTTACAGGCCCAGGAGCCCATTCCTGAGAGCCAGGCTACGTATGGAGCTGTGCGACCCTACAGAGAGAGCCCCCTGCTGGCCCGTGCTCGACGAACTGAGTCCTTCCACAGCTACAGGTGAGATCATGTTTGTCTCATAGTACAAATACATTAAAGAGTCGCTTCACCCATAttacaaaacacatttcttcACAGACACCTAGCGGTATCAAGCCAAGCACATCATTTGCTATGGAGACGATACACTGTCTCGTCTCGTcacattggtgtgaactggcaggttttcagAATGTCGCAGCCCGGTGCATCGCAAGTAGTCGCAACTTTCAACTCGTCACAAATCTCtagtctgaactgggctttatagTGGTGCTCCATGTCCTGAAGAGCCTCAGCACTTTTATCTTTCTTTGTTCTACTCACACCTGATTGGAAAGATCTAGTACTTTTAGCCAATGAAGAACAGGGAGGAGTGAAAAATATGCACtgctgtctctctccagaaCCACAAGTGAGGACCATTAGCAcctgcagttttaaacacatccTCTCTGTGTGATAATAATCTGATTATGCTACAACTACGCTTGGAAAACGTTGAGTTGTCTCTGTctgcattttatttctttatctaTCCACCTGTACCtgactccatccatccattttgcTGTAGAGACTTCCAGAACTTCAGCCTGAGTCGAGGTATTCTGGACAGCACTGGCCAGACGTCCACACAGGGCCTCAGCCAGACCCTTGATGTCCGCCGTTCGCTCTGTGACTTTGGCCCTGACGACAGTGAGAGGAGAGCCTCAGCCATGGAGTTCTGGGCGTGCCGAACAGCCAGCTCAAGCTCGAACACAGTTATGGGAGCCATGACGACCGCTGGTGTTTCCGGGATGAAGACAGAAGGCAATCAAGAGTCACTACGACAACCTCCTGACAGCCCGGTTCCCGGAGGTGACGTTAGGCGAAAGGTGCTCCCACAgccagaggagggagagagtgggGGATCAGGGGGAGAGGGGGCAAAGGTGGAGGGAGGTGTCAGGAAGAGAGGAGTACTAGAAGGAGGCTTTCTGGGGAGGAAGAAGGCTCCCCCAGTCCCCCACCTCGCCTCTGTGCCGTCTGGATCGGAAGGTGGTGGCAGCGACTCATCTTCCAATGCTTCCCCCTCCCCAACAAAACTCTCTTCCTCCACCTCACCCAGACACAGGAAGCTGGCGCCTGAGCCGTCCAATCAGGACAGCAGCCTGTGACGGAGAGTGCCCACCACCCTTTTCTTTTGGTACCCAGTCGGAGGAGTCATCTTGTAGATGCACATTTTGGAGATGAGTTCTGGATatcacagcagaggaggaaTGTGGCTTTGAGGAGTAACTGGATAAAGGACCTTCTTCTGCAGGAACTCCAACACACGATGCTAACATGCTTTAATGAGTCTGTGTCTCAGGACGAGTCAAATATACTCTGTTTGCTTTTTATGCTGAAAAACTCGAATTTAAACCATAcaccttttatttcatttaaaggaacagttcacgcccaaatcaaatatacatatttttcctcttacctgtagtagtgtttatcagtctggattgttttggagtgagttgccgagtgttgggaGACACTCATAGTACTACATAGTACTACAGGTACAGGGGAAAATATGTGTtcttgatttgggggtgaactatCATTTTAAGTCAGTGAAACTCAAACATTGGTGTCATACATTTGACTACAAAATCTATCTAACATGACGAAGCAGTTGCAACACCCCTACGTCAACAGCATGCCATCTCAACCAAGGCAggaatacattttgtttttgatctTTTAAGGGATTTTAAGTTTTATCAAAGTTATCCTCCGGGTACAACTGGAGCTCCAACTATCTCAGTTTGCTTTTGGTGTAACAGATGATGGGTGATGAGGTTCACACTTTCAGGCACAAATAGCAGCAATTTGCCAGCTTGGAGAACCGCTGAAATTGGTTTCTCTCCATGTGTTGATGTACAGTAACTACAGGAACATGCAAAAGTCCATCTGGCCAGGTATTATCAAGGGCCTGTTGTTGCTGCCTGTTAGGTTGAAGCACAAGCAATAGTAAGGCTACCAATGTGTAGCTTGAATCTTAAACTCATCAAGGTTCATCAAAATAACAAGCACATATGCACAGCACAGTGCTAGTAAAAGGCTGAGGGTTTTAAACACTATCCAAGGAGCCTTTTATCCTATGGGATCCTCTAATGGAGCAAAAGGGAATTAACAAATGCACAGTTTGTACTTTTatcaaatatttaaagtgtttttattgactTAAAGTCTGGCAGGAATGAATTTGGCCAGACCCTGACCTAACTTGTTCAAGCTTACCCAAAACTCCTGcttacaaacagaaaacaaagaaatactGTCATTATCAGAAACTTCAAAAAATAACCCATCACAAAAATTCAATTTACAATAATATGAAAGATGAAAAAGTGTGAAGTTATTTCGGGAGATTTACCAAACAaattgactaatcatttcagcatTTCAGATTAATCAAAAGGATCAGGACCCTTTAAAAACTCATGATAACGTCTCTCTGACAATAAGTGCAATATGTCGCACAGTGAATTTTACTGAAACATACCTGAAATATGTCGTCCTAGCTGGAACCATGGCACCCACCTGAACCCTAATGTGTATCCACTTTTCTGCAGCTAGAGACACATTAATTCTGTTGTTGAAGCAGTGACATAAAAAGCCAACGTTTAGctaacagtaaaataattttGCAGCTCCTACATGCAGTAAAACCTTGGAATCCTGCAACTAACTGAACTAAATGAACTGTGGTCGTTTTAAATTTGACCAGTTACACTTTTGCTTTTTCTGCTATAATGAGCCAAAATTTCTGCTGCCTAATCCAACACAGCAGCAATTTAGGAAGGAACtttcagaagaaaaaaacaaattagtgGCACACATGTGGAAAGCTTACTGTTAGAGGCAAGTTTTaggttttatttgtgtttgtttgacttcTTTTAGAGTTTAATCCATCATAAAGATCACATTTAGACAAACAGTGACAGCAAGCAAATATACAGACACGTTCCTCTGTGTCTAAACAGAGAAACTATTTGGTATGCCACTGTTCAGACAGctacaaaaaggaaaaactgtTTGTGTTCCTGTCAACTCAATCTATTCTTCTCACAGTGGTGCCTGTGCAAGATCACGCTAATTATcattatgttatatatttttttacagtatCACAATACAACTACACTCAGCTCAATACAAGGACCTGGTacactacatcactttactcCTGTTGCAACAGAacgtgtcttgttttgtttcagaTGACTGTCGCAGTGCCTTATTTAACTTGTTTGACAGTTATCAGCCTGTTTTCATTGAAAAGGATTCTGACCAAAGGCTTATGACGACTGTGGAGCCACGTGACGGACCTGTCCACTCTGGCTCTGGCTAGAACTGTCTCATGATAGATTTACAGCGGGCCAGATCAGATTCTCTGAGTGGTCATTGAAGATAGGCTTCACAGTACATTTTAAATCATCAACACTTACTGTAAATTGTAGATAACattgacaaagatgaaaactgGAAAGTCCGTCTAGTTGTGAAGGCCTTAAAGGACAGGTTCAGGTTAAATGGCAGCGTCCTTAATTAGCATACCTTTACTGCTTGAACCCATCTGATCCCCTGTGAGATATCCATTagctgtgtgtttgggataaGTTAAAGAAATCAGGCCAGCTCTTGATCTACGGTACTATTTTATAATTCACGTGGGGACAACTGCAAAAAATTGTGACAGTAAAAAGATTAAACAGAACTGGAAAGGATGTCCTGAAATGTTTTTGCCAAATCCATCAGCTATATAACCTCCTTTAAGTCACGGCTTAATCTAAACTGACCTGCGGCCCCTGCCTGTACAAAGACGTGCATTTTTATACACTAATTACCTGTACGATAAGTAGACATAcatattcaaaacaaaatcCTAATGTGGATGCATTGATGTGTGTTATGGTGTGTCAATACTTAACACTGTTGTTCATTACATATTGTTAATAATCATATAATGCTTATATTGATATTACCGTGCTATTGGACCTAACTGCATTTGCACTTGCACTATTAAGACTAACATTAAATTGCTagtgtttattttatatatacatatatatgaaaatataaagtTTAAAGTATATTTCAGCACATAACTGTTTGTCTTCTGTCTGTCCTTATCTGTCGTCCCTCGGTTCCTCTCTGGCTATGTTTACATTATATTGCAGCCAGATGCTAGCGAGCTAAAAGGAATACATATCTGTTTGTTTAAACTGCCCTGTACATCTTTGTTTTACGTTGTGTACGTTAGAAATGCTGCATTCTGTTGTAATGTTATTCACAGTGCTGACCCATGATCAGATGTAATGTTAACAGTGAACATTTCAGAGCCTCAATGTTCATGCAATTTCAACAACTGTGTTCACTAAAACCTCTCAAACCTGGACATGTTTCCTTCCTTTCTCTCAGTAGATAGAGATGCAACGAAAAAGACTGTTGAGATACAGTTTAGCTGTATTGTTTTCTCCATTTTGACAAAGTTAGTCTGAAGAAACAGCAAAATTTCAGCTATTTACAGAAGATATTTCAAATCTGTATTATCATAAAGCTGTAAAGTGTAGCACCTGTTTACCTTGTTTAGTTTCTACATTCAGTATGCATGTTTTAACACTTTGTATTGAACAAAGTTACACTGTTTGAGACCATTAAAGTCACTCCAGTTTTCCATAAAACAGATTAAGACTAACAGaaactattaaaaattatttggGATCTGAGATGTTTGAATGTATGAGAGTGTGAGACAACAAGATCTTTGACAagataattaaaacaaacatataaCTGACTgtgaaagggacagttcaccctttaaatcaacagtacatattttcctcttacctgtagtggcacttggcttgtgatgctcaaaaaaattatatatatatatatatatatatatatatatatactgtatgtacactTGCAAATCTCAAGCAAGCAATACAGCAATGTATCAAGATaatactcaagataatccacagaccttgttgtaagcagtttcatgtaggaactattttctttttaccaaactacgcctgccaaccatatcactaaggagaaggaagcgtgcatctactgctagctcacctagcaccactgagctaggtAACGTTGTAGCTCAGCCAAGAAGGACGCCATTGATGTTTATATCTCTGTCACAA
The Epinephelus lanceolatus isolate andai-2023 chromosome 2, ASM4190304v1, whole genome shotgun sequence DNA segment above includes these coding regions:
- the kctd3 gene encoding BTB/POZ domain-containing protein KCTD3 isoform X1; protein product: MATNGNNLTPGMGEIIQLNVGGTRFSTSRQTLMWIPDSFFSSLLSGRISTLRDETGAIFIDRDPTAFAPILNFLRTKELDLRGVNISVLRHEAEFYGITPLVRRLLLCEELDRSSCGSVLFHGYLPPPAIPARKSSPASSASGSSSDERPGPSGAEGFTRVGPPPHPSLTAAPGTGDNHKLGPVVDPRKVLIIAGHHNWIVAAYAHFVICYRIKESSGWQQVFSSPYLDWTIERIALNAKVVGGPHGDKDKMVAAASESNIILWSIQDGGSGNEIGVFSLGVPVDDLFFIGNQLVATSHTGKVGVWNAVTQHWQVQDVVPITSCDTAGSFLLLGCNNGSIYYIDMQKFPLRMKDNDLLVTELYHDPSNDAITALSVYLTPKTSVSGNWIEIAYGTSSGAVRVIVQHPETVGSGPQLFQTFTVHRSPVTKIMLSEKHLVSVCADNNHVRTWTVTRFRGMISTQPGSTPLASFKILSLEETESHGSYGSGNDIGERLSPFGERDDQQVFIQKVIPITNKLFVRLSSTGKRICEVQSVDGTTISSFMVRECEGSSRMGSRPRRYLFTGHGNGSIQMWDLTTAMDTANKGEEKKREDVGGPTEEELLQLLDQCDLSTSRCATPNISPAPSMLHHTRLRESCSSLQLQAQEPIPESQATYGAVRPYRESPLLARARRTESFHSYRDFQNFSLSRGILDSTGQTSTQGLSQTLDVRRSLCDFGPDDSERRASAMEFWACRTASSSSNTVMGAMTTAGVSGMKTEGNQESLRQPPDSPVPGGDVRRKVLPQPEEGESGGSGGEGAKVEGGVRKRGVLEGGFLGRKKAPPVPHLASVPSGSEGGGSDSSSNASPSPTKLSSSTSPRHRKLAPEPSNQDSSL
- the kctd3 gene encoding BTB/POZ domain-containing protein KCTD3 isoform X2; this translates as MATNGNNLTPGMGEIIQLNVGGTRFSTSRQTLMWIPDSFFSSLLSGRISTLRDETGAIFIDRDPTAFAPILNFLRTKELDLRGVNISVLRHEAEFYGITPLVRRLLLCEELDRSSCGSVLFHGYLPPPAIPARKSSPASSASGSSSDERPGPSGAEGFTRVGPPPHPSLTAAPGTGDNHKLGPVVDPRKVLIIAGHHNWIVAAYAHFVICYRIKESSGWQQVFSSPYLDWTIERIALNAKVVGGPHGDKDKMVAAASESNIILWSIQDGGSGNEIGVFSLGVPVDDLFFIGNQLVATSHTGKVGVWNAVTQHWQVQDVVPITSCDTAGSFLLLGCNNGSIYYIDMQKFPLRMKDNDLLVTELYHDPSNDAITALSVYLTPKTSVSGNWIEIAYGTSSGAVRVIVQHPETVGSGPQLFQTFTVHRSPVTKIMLSEKHLVSVCADNNHVRTWTVTRFRGMISTQPGSTPLASFKILSLEETESHGSYGSGNDIGPFGERDDQQVFIQKVIPITNKLFVRLSSTGKRICEVQSVDGTTISSFMVRECEGSSRMGSRPRRYLFTGHGNGSIQMWDLTTAMDTANKGEEKKREDVGGPTEEELLQLLDQCDLSTSRCATPNISPAPSMLHHTRLRESCSSLQLQAQEPIPESQATYGAVRPYRESPLLARARRTESFHSYRDFQNFSLSRGILDSTGQTSTQGLSQTLDVRRSLCDFGPDDSERRASAMEFWACRTASSSSNTVMGAMTTAGVSGMKTEGNQESLRQPPDSPVPGGDVRRKVLPQPEEGESGGSGGEGAKVEGGVRKRGVLEGGFLGRKKAPPVPHLASVPSGSEGGGSDSSSNASPSPTKLSSSTSPRHRKLAPEPSNQDSSL